In Pecten maximus unplaced genomic scaffold, xPecMax1.1, whole genome shotgun sequence, a single genomic region encodes these proteins:
- the LOC117320517 gene encoding zinc finger BED domain-containing protein 4-like, protein MAERFLEQQSAMQATLYSPEMIKQSSNLPDITEADFTAAEHVVNIMKCMKTATVAMCEEKVPTVSVVSPLFNKLTKSFRETSANTTNNVAKEILDAYGDGSLEKVIVKVEKDDATRLLPSLQGSKDLDAHDEETTPVPPVSPNKSSPAKKKPKCETACALDDLLGDVFITNVEPATKSHREQVKDEINKYRNKQGVKMSGNPLEWWKSNETELPSMSRLAKRYLGAPATSVPAERVFSTAGDIVTAQRSGLKPSSVDALIF, encoded by the exons ATGGCAGAGCGTTTCCTTGAGCAACAATCAGCTATGCAGGCAACTTTGTATTCACCTGAAATGATAAAGCAATCCAGTAACCTTCCAGATATTACTGAAGCTGACTTTACTGCAGCTGAACATGTAGTCAACATTATGAAATGCATGAAAACTGCAACGGTTGCAATGTGTGAGGAGAAAGTACCAACTGTCTCTGTCGTATCTCCACTCTTCAACAAGTTAACTAAAAGCTTCAGAGAAACATCGGCAAACACTACAAACAATGTTGCCAAGGAGATACTGGATGCCTATGGGGACGGATCTCTTGAAAAG GTCATTGTGAAGGTTGAGAAAGATGATGCTACACGATTACTACCAAGTTTACAGGGAAGCAAAGATCTTGATGCTCATGATGAGGAAACAACACCAGTACCACCTGTGTCCCCAAACAAGTCATCTCCTGCAAAGAAGAAACCAAAATGTGAAACAGCATGTGCATTAGATGATTTACTGGGTGATGTGTTCATAACAAATGTTGAACCAGCAACAAAGTCACACCGAGAACAAGTGAAAGATGAAATAAATAAGTACAGAAATAAGCAGGGTGTGAAAATGAGTGGAAACCCACTAGAATGGTGGAAAAGTAACGAAACTGAGTTACCTTCTATGTCAAGATTGGCAAAACGGTATCTGGGTGCCCCTGCCACTTCTGTACCTGCTGAGAGGGTTTTCTCTACAGCAGGGGACATTGTTACTGCTCAGAGGTCAGGACTCAAACCATCATCAGTTGATGCTTTAATCTTTTGA